From Triticum aestivum cultivar Chinese Spring chromosome 4A, IWGSC CS RefSeq v2.1, whole genome shotgun sequence, a single genomic window includes:
- the LOC123087241 gene encoding B3 domain-containing protein_Os12g40080 yields the protein MWWRHYPRNHVGDDKTQFVAVATGGFRRSMCIPWEVANHLGSMISETIKLEAPNGIFLIGVCRKTGELVLRAGWDKFVAMHHIKENYSFWFVYRGNSTFKVHIFNSNGHEKATSCSKPPSESFGGVPPAATCDHHVLNEQVPSVSGNVQTSTDSGYSMLPGCHLTKAQDEKVRELACTMRSQVPLYVAVMNKSNVNLKDCSVNLPLKLVEHFKEDTSKATIQLEAPNDMIYGVEACKHGDDQIVLQYGWNNLVDANRIQENDLLVFITKGTKRLEVRILGTSVHQRTSSCFDVGNISSTQEIREDSLEITDPPPHTDYYVSSSDDDHIMEEGYYVSSSDDDHIAEEDYVSSSDADHIVEEGTRKSGRRQKQAPSRYAKAQKVASTSSPSAAKSGYEAHKLNERASVEFGINLEPHSSTSNLEGPSQYPYVLSEGRTSLSSVEKEKVEEKVQAIQSELPIFVVVMTKSRINADQLGFRMEYGARHIPHLGRKMDLMLQAEGGTEQRTRLVIDQNGKRWIRRGWQQFVTENKVREGDICLFERGESTKKLRMTVYFIRKSSQT from the exons ATGTGGTGGCGGCATTACCCCCGCAACCACGTGGGCGATGACAAGACGCAGTTCGTTGCCGTCGCCACCGGTGGTTTCAGGCGCAGCATG TGCATACCGTGGGAGGTTGCAAACCATTTGGGGAGCATGATCTCCGAGACCATCAAACTAGAAGCTCCTAATGGCATATTCCTTATTGGAGTGTGTAGAAAGACGGGTGAGCTAGTTCTTCGGGCTGGCTGGGATAAGTTTGTCGCAATGCATCACATAAAAGAAAATTATTCTTTTTGGTTTGTGTACCGTGGGAACTCTACCTTTAAGGTTCATATATTCAATTCTAACGGTCATGAGAAGGCTACTTCCTGTTCTAAACCACCTTCTGAGAGCTTTGGTGGTGTTCCACCTGCTGCAACTTGCGATCATCATGTGCTGAATG AACAAGTACCGTCTGTTTCTGGAAATGTTCAGACCTCAACTGACTCTGGCTATAGCATGTTACCTGGCTGCCATCTAACCAAAGCACAAGATGAGAAAGTACGTGAACTAGCTTGTACCATGAGATCTCAAGTTCCCCTTTATGTGGCAGTCATGAACAAAAGCAATGTCAACTTGAAGGATTGCTCTGTT AACCTACCGTTAAAGCTTGTGGAACATTTCAAGGAGGACACATCTAAAGCTACTATTCAACTAGAAGCCCCTAATGACATGATATATGGTGTTGAAGCTTGCAAGCATGGTGATGATCAAATAGTCCTTCAATATGGGTGGAATAATCTTGTAGATGCTAATCGCATACAAGAGAATGACCTCCTTGTTTTTATAACCAAGGGTACCAAACGCCTTGAAGTTCGTATTCTTGGCACAAGTGTTCATCAGAGAACCTCTTCATGCTTTGACGTGGGAAATATTTCTAGTACTCAAGAAATTCGTGAAGATTCACTTGAAATAACTGATCCACCCCCTCATACAGACTACTATGTGAGTAGTTCTGATGATGATCACATTATGGAAGAAGGATACTATGTGAGTAGTTCTGATGATGATCACATTGCGGAAGAAGACTATGTGAGTAGTTCTGATGCTGATCACATTGTGGAAGAAGGCACTAGAAAATCAGGTAGGCGGCAGAAGCAGGCACCTAGTCGCTATGCAAAAGCTCAAAAGGTGGCTTCAACATCCTCCCCGTCTGCTGCTAAATCAG GATATGAAGCTCACAAGCTGAATGAGCGAGCATCTGTGGAGTTTGGGATCAATTTGGAACCTCATAGCTCCACCAGCAATCTCGAGGGCCCTTCCCAGTATCCCTACGTTTTATCTGAAGGAAGGACAAGTCTAAGTAGTGTGGAGAAGGAGAAAGTTGAGGAGAAAGTTCAAGCAATTCAATCTGAACTTCCTATCTTTGTGGTAGTAATGACTAAAAGCCGGATTAATGCCGATCAATTG GGCTTCCGCATGGAATACGGTGCAAGACATATTCCACACTTAGGCAGAAAAATGGATCTCATGCTTCAGGCAGAGGGAGGTACCGAGCAGCGCACCAGATTGGTGATAGATCAGAACGGAAAGAGGTGGATTCGTCGTGGCTGGCAGCAATTTGTCACCGAGAATAAAGTGCGGGAGGGGGATATCTGCCTCTTTGAACGGGGAGAGAGCACGAAAAAGCTCAGGATGACGGTCTATTTCATCCGCAAGTCAAGTCAGACATAG